In Haemorhous mexicanus isolate bHaeMex1 chromosome 36, bHaeMex1.pri, whole genome shotgun sequence, a single genomic region encodes these proteins:
- the LOC132341166 gene encoding LOW QUALITY PROTEIN: 2-oxoisovalerate dehydrogenase subunit alpha, mitochondrial-like (The sequence of the model RefSeq protein was modified relative to this genomic sequence to represent the inferred CDS: deleted 1 base in 1 codon), whose translation MAALRALRWRRRLPGLGRRLLGSAGSPEERPQFPGASAEFAERLEFIQPQVLAGIPVYRVMDRQGQVIRESEDPQLPKEQVLKLYKTMTLLNTMDRILYESQRQGRISFYMTNYGEEGTHVGSAAALDAADLVFGQYREAGVLLYRGYPLELFMAQCYGNARDPGKGRQMPVHYGCAQRHFVTISSPLATQIPQAVGAAYAIKRADASRAVVCYFGEGAASEGDAHAGFNFAATLECPIVFFCRNNGYAISTPTSEQYRGDGIGGNPKSPKFGAFWAGVASAAPTL comes from the exons ATGGcggcgctgcgggcgctgcggtggcggcggcggctcccgggGCTCGGGAGGCGGCTCCTGGGGAGCGCC ggctcccccGAGGAGCGGCCGCAGTTCCCGGGCGCCTCGGCCGAGTTCGCCGAGCGGCTCGAGTTCATCCAGCCCCAGGTGCTGGCCGGGATCCCGGTGTACCGGGTGATGGACCGGCAGGGACAGGTGATCCGCGAGAGCGAGGACCCGCAG CTGCCCAAGGAGCAGGTGCTGAAGCTCTACAAGACGATGACGCTGCTCAACACCATGGACAGGATCCTGTACGAGTCCCAGCGCCAG GGCCGGATCTCGTTCTACATGACCAACTACGGCGAGGAGGGGACGCACGtgggcagcgccgccgccctCGACGCCGCCGACCTGGTGTTCGGGCAGTAC CGCGAGGCAG gtgtgctgcTGTACCGGGGCTACCCCCTGGAGCTGTTCATGGCCCAGTGCTACGGCAACGCGCGGGACCCCGGCAAGGGCCGCCAGATGCCGGTGCACTACGGCTGCGCCCAGCGCCACTTCGTCACCATCTCGTCCCCCCTGGCCACGCAGATCCCGCAAG CCGTGGGCGCCGCCTACGCCATCAAGCGCGCGGACGCCAGCCGGGCGGTGGTCTGCTactttggggagggggcggccaGCGAGGGCGACGCCCACGCCGGCTTCAACTTCGCCGCCACCCTCGAGTGCCCCATCGTCTTCTTCTGCCGCAACAACGGCTACGCCATCTCCACGCCCACCTCCGAGCAGTACCGCGGGGACGGCATCGgtgggaaccccaaatcccccaaatttggggcgttttgggc GGGCGTGGCCAGCGCAGCGCCCACCCTTTAA